Proteins co-encoded in one Lucilia cuprina isolate Lc7/37 chromosome X, ASM2204524v1, whole genome shotgun sequence genomic window:
- the LOC124420271 gene encoding LOW QUALITY PROTEIN: formylglycine-generating enzyme-like (The sequence of the model RefSeq protein was modified relative to this genomic sequence to represent the inferred CDS: inserted 1 base in 1 codon), translated as MLVAGLTNLNVADKFTGGTGILDCGCNKLDREESQTEEQKTEHVNNVFKQNVEVNKVEANNDDESLKVCQRQAKNNNKHYRDYYPEPSYDDMSLIPGGKYLVGTDEPHFKEDHESPERLVTIKDFYMDKYEVSNEKFKDFVKATKYVTEAEKFGDSFLFKTLLSSQDQEKLKDFRVASAPWWFKVQGVSWKHPNGPDSNLKGLEXNPVVHVSWNDAVAYCKWANKRLPTEAEWEVACRGGKKRKLFPWGNKLMPQDKHWLNIWQGEFPDNNTKEDGYVTTCPVNKFSQNVFQLHNIVGNVWEWTQDLWTEGDTSPNPSRVKKGGSYLCHKTYCYRYRCAARSQNTADSSAGNLGFRCAKNME; from the exons ATGCTTGTTGCCGGATTAACGAATTTAAATGTTGCtgataaa TTTACTGGTGGTACCGGTATCCTGGATTGCGGCTGCAACAAATTGGACAGAGAAGAATCCCAAACAGAAGAACAAAAAACCGAACACGTcaacaatgtttttaaacaaaatgtggaAGTTAATAAGGTTGAAGCTAACAATGATGATGAATCCTTAAAAGTTTGCCAACGTCAagccaaaaataacaacaaacattatAGAGATTATTATCCAGAACCAAGTTATGATGACATGTCTCTAATACCAGGTGGAAAGTACTTAGTGGGCACCGATGAGCCACATTTTAAAGAAGATCATGAATCGCCGGAACGTTTAGTTACAATTAAAGATTTCTATATGGATAAATATGAAGTTTCCAATGAAAAATTTAAGGACTTTGTAAAAGCTACCAAATATGTAACTGAAGCAGAAAAGTTTGGTgacagttttctatttaaaactcTATTAAGTTCACAAGATCAGGAAAAATTGAAAGATTTTAGAGTTGCTAGTGCTCCCTGGTGGTTTAAAGTGCAGGGTGTAAGCTGGAAACATCCAAATGGTCCAGACAGCAATCTTAAAGGATTAG AAAATCCAGTAGTTCATGTTTCTTGGAATGATGCTGTAGCCTACTGTAAGTGGGCCAATAAACGTTTACCCACAGAGGCAGAATGGGAAGTGGCCTGTAGAGgaggcaaaaaaagaaaattatttcctTGGGGCAATAAGTTAATGCCTCAGGATAAGCATTG GTTAAATATCTGGCAAGGTGAATTCCCCGATAATAATACTAAGGAAGATGGTTATGTTACCACCTGTCCAGTAAATAAATTTTCGCAAAACGTATTTCAGCTTCACAACATTGTGGGGAATGTTTGGGAATGGACACAAGATTTATGGACAGAAGGAGATACCAGCCCCAATCCAAGTCGTGTTAAAAAGGGTGGGTCTTATCTATGTCATAAAACCTATTGTTATCGTTATCGCTGTGCGGCACGTTCTCAAAATACAGCTGACAGCTCGGCGGGTAATTTGGGTTTTAGGTGCGCCAAGAATATGGAGTAA
- the LOC124421401 gene encoding chromosomal protein D1-like: MESVMVQFHQRLQLYPKSAVVLLMQKNQRKSLLDAVEEDQLREQKWQIKKPAKAAVSADGSEEEGTASDGGSPLPNGDAVAEASPGRGRQPKGKRKLTHTIEATGKGRGRPKKNPKPEVADDADEGADDNEDGASSDYKPGKKGTTTKAAKKGRGRPKKVQNSDDESSDDKMEDDEEKRPVGRPSSGGVNLNIAHSGRGKGRPKKEVAAKRVAEAENGGGETTKKRGRPATSSAKPYVPTGKPRGRPKMAVQGKGSQDDEDDDDENPSEKVAENSADDDEEDEKMKSDDEDAN, from the exons ATGGAGAGTGTGATGGTACAGTTTCACCAACGCCTGCAACTGTACCCAAAAAGCGCGGTCGTCCTGCTAATGCAGAAAAACCAAAGAAAGTCCCTACTGGACGCGGTAGAGGAAGACCAGCTAAGGGAGCAGAAGTGGCAAATAAAAAAACCAGCTAAAGCAGCCGTTTCCGCCGATGGTAGTGAAGAAGAGGGCACAGCTAGTGATGGCGGCAGTCCCTTGCCCAACGGTGATGCTGTAGCAGAGGCTTCTCCGGGACGAGGACGTCAACCAAAGGGAAAACGTAAATTAACTCATACAATTGAGGCCACGGGCAAAGGACGCGGACGTCCTAAGAAAAATCCCAAACCCGAAGTGGCCGATGATGCTGACGAAGGCGCCGACGACAATGAAGATGGTGCATCTAGCGATTATAAACCGGGCAAAAAGGGCACAACCACCAAAGCGGCCAAAAAAGGACGCGGACGTCCTAAAAAAGTGCAGAATAGTGATGATGAAA GTTCTGATGACAAAATGGAAGATGATGAGGAAAAGCGTCCAGTGGGTCGTCCTTCATCCGGTGGTGTCAATCTTAATATTGCTCATAGTGGACGCGGTAAGGGACGTCCGAAAAAGGAAGTAGCCGCTAAACGGGTTGCTGAAGCAGAAAATGGTGGCggtgaaacaacaaaaaaacgtgGAAGACCCGCAACATCATCCGCTAAGCCATATGTACCTACTGGAAAACCACGTGGTCGCCCTAAAATGGCGGTTCAAGGCAAAGGTTCACAAGATgacgaagatgatgatgatgaaaatcCCTCAGAAAAAGTTGCAGAAAATTCAGCTGACGACGATGAGGAAGATGAGAAAATGAAAAGTGACGATGAGGATGCAAATTAA
- the LOC124421378 gene encoding leukocyte receptor cluster member 1 homolog — protein MNILPKKRWHVRTKDNIARVRKDEAAAREEERKKQEKLEFAESEARVNFLRKRSGLPERQREENPVSEEKTENEVADSSQHVNLFADYKTHVKTTNKELEKEKKEEQEKYEKQIGYLTYLGQDTNEALRLKSWYEVAPKRFAVGSERGELNEKDLKTKHNHDPLTLINALLPPDPKPLTKSTPAKRKRSPSPQSAIIELDHDRPPKKHKKDRKKHKKEKHKKHSKEHKHKKEKSKEKKIMEEQIQKRLKLEQLRKERIRRETAEKARQEALLAPKEANKPAEATSIATPRVVQKYNSQFNPELAKQNMN, from the exons atgaatattttaccgaaaaaaag atGGCATGTGAGGACCAAAGATAATATAGCACGCGTTAGAAAAGATGAAGCAGCGGCACGTGAAGAAGAAcgtaaaaaacaagaaaaattggAATTTGCA GAAAGTGAAGCTCGTGTTAACTTTTTACGCAAACGTTCGGGACTACCGGAAAGGCAGCGAGAAGAAAATCCCGTTTCTGAAGAAAAGACAGAAAATGAAGTGGCCGATAGTTCTCAGCATGTAAATCTATTTGCAGATTACAAAACTCATGTTAAGACTACTAACAAAGAAttggagaaagaaaaaaaggaagaacAAGAAAAATATGAGAAACAAATAGGTTATTTAACCTATTTGGGCCAAGATACCAACGAAGCGTTGAGACTTAAAAGTTGGTACGAAGTAGCACCCAAACGTTTTGCAGTGGGATCCGAAAGGGGAGAACTGAACGAAAAGGATTTAAAGACAAAACATAATCATGATCCTTTGACTTTAATTAATGCTCTTTTACCGCCTGATCCCAAGCCACTAACAAAATCCACACCAGCAAAACGTAAAAGGAGTCCTAGCCCTCAGTCTGCCATAATAGAGTTGGATCATGATAGACcaccaaaaaaacacaaaaaggacaggaaaaaacataaaaaggaaaaacacaAGAAACACTCTAAAGaacacaaacataaaaaagaaaaatctaaagaaaagaaaataatggaGGAACAAATACAGAAACGCTTAAAACTAGAACAGTTGAGAAAAGAACGTATACGCCGTGAAACTGCAGAAAAGGCTAGACAGGAAGCTTTACTGGCGCCTAAGGAAGCTAACAAGCCAGCAGAAGCGACAAGTATTGCTACACCTAGAgttgtacaaaaatataatagtcAATTTAATCCAGAATTGGCTAAGCAAAATATGAATTAA